Proteins from a single region of Flavobacterium sp. K5-23:
- a CDS encoding SDR family oxidoreductase: protein MMKEEIEQMNAISPEEIDRCIAILAQLNTDTDQIFDIPTDQRTALIKAAGQFSRPDRDELSRRKKDGKAVAKRKKEKQDRTARKETGIRYAREASVFVAPKLLAINDLESKEQLELETPRNCYVCKTPFTKMHHFYDTMCTDCGDFNYAKRFQTADVKGQVAVITGSRLKIGYHITLMLLRGGATVIATTRFPVDSALRFGQEPDFMDWGHRLKIHGLDLRHIPSVEIFCNFIEQKYERLDILINNAAQTVRRPAGFYTHMMEKEESPISSLPKQAQELLLDHTNCLDELKVLTSGISSNQNMPVTWHGPEPGIGLRASAKLSQIPYSFDNALVANEVFPEGELDADLQQVDLRKTNSWRLKLGQIETTEMIEVQLVNSVAPFVLCNRLSEVMKKDNTGQKHIINVSAMEGKFHRFFKESRHPHTNMAKAALNMLTHTAAGELAKAGIFMNAVDTGWVTDEDPAELAKKKQELEDFQPPLDIVDGAARVMDPLFDGINTGKHWCGKFLKDYNPIPW from the coding sequence ATGATGAAGGAAGAAATAGAACAAATGAATGCCATAAGCCCGGAAGAAATTGACCGATGTATCGCTATTTTGGCACAATTAAATACGGATACTGACCAGATTTTTGATATTCCTACTGACCAAAGAACGGCTTTGATCAAAGCGGCTGGTCAATTTTCAAGACCCGACCGTGATGAACTTTCTCGTAGAAAGAAAGACGGAAAAGCAGTTGCAAAACGTAAAAAAGAAAAGCAAGATAGAACGGCTCGTAAAGAAACCGGAATTCGTTATGCACGTGAAGCAAGTGTTTTTGTGGCTCCAAAATTATTGGCAATTAATGACTTAGAAAGTAAAGAGCAGTTAGAATTAGAAACACCTAGAAATTGCTACGTGTGTAAAACACCGTTTACTAAAATGCATCACTTTTACGACACTATGTGTACGGATTGTGGTGATTTTAATTACGCCAAACGTTTTCAAACCGCAGATGTAAAAGGACAAGTGGCAGTGATTACAGGATCTCGTTTAAAAATAGGTTATCATATCACCTTGATGTTGTTGCGTGGTGGAGCTACAGTTATTGCTACAACTCGTTTTCCAGTAGATTCGGCCTTGCGTTTTGGTCAAGAGCCTGATTTTATGGATTGGGGACATCGCCTGAAAATTCACGGTTTGGATTTACGACATATTCCTAGCGTGGAGATTTTCTGTAATTTCATAGAGCAGAAATACGAACGATTAGATATTCTTATAAATAATGCAGCGCAAACGGTAAGACGTCCTGCTGGATTTTACACGCATATGATGGAAAAAGAAGAGAGTCCTATTTCTTCTTTACCTAAACAAGCCCAGGAATTATTATTAGATCACACTAATTGTTTGGATGAATTAAAAGTATTGACTTCTGGAATTTCTTCTAATCAAAATATGCCGGTAACTTGGCACGGACCCGAACCTGGTATTGGTTTAAGGGCTTCCGCCAAATTATCACAGATTCCGTATTCATTTGATAATGCGCTTGTCGCCAATGAAGTTTTTCCGGAAGGAGAACTCGATGCCGACTTGCAGCAAGTCGATTTACGAAAAACCAACAGCTGGCGTTTAAAATTAGGTCAGATAGAAACTACTGAAATGATTGAAGTACAACTCGTGAATTCAGTAGCACCATTTGTATTGTGTAATAGACTTTCGGAAGTGATGAAGAAAGACAACACGGGACAAAAACACATCATTAACGTTTCAGCAATGGAAGGGAAGTTTCACCGCTTTTTTAAAGAATCGCGTCATCCGCATACTAATATGGCCAAAGCAGCCCTGAATATGCTTACACATACTGCCGCAGGAGAATTGGCGAAAGCCGGAATTTTTATGAATGCGGTAGATACAGGTTGGGTAACAGACGAAGATCCAGCGGAACTGGCCAAAAAGAAACAAGAACTGGAAGATTTTCAGCCACCACTGGATATTGTTGATGGAGCTGCACGAGTTATGGATCCGTTGTTTGACGGTATCAATACTGGAAAGCATTGGTGTGGGAAGTTCTTGAAAGATTACAACCCGATTCCTTGGTAA
- a CDS encoding VOC family protein has protein sequence MDKSSNSLNWFEIPTTDISRATDFYQTIFDITLEENNMEDAKMAFFPSEMGSGKATGSLVQSPNHTPSMEGSIVYLNANPSMDKILNKVEAAGGKIVVPKTSIGEHGYIAFMKDTEGNKVGIHSMN, from the coding sequence ATGGACAAATCATCAAATTCCTTAAACTGGTTCGAAATACCAACAACCGACATATCAAGAGCCACAGATTTTTATCAGACTATATTTGACATAACCTTGGAAGAGAACAATATGGAAGACGCTAAAATGGCCTTTTTCCCTTCGGAAATGGGTTCCGGAAAAGCTACAGGTTCATTAGTACAAAGTCCGAATCATACCCCTTCTATGGAGGGTTCAATAGTTTATTTGAACGCCAATCCTTCAATGGATAAAATATTAAATAAAGTAGAAGCTGCAGGTGGTAAAATAGTAGTTCCAAAAACAAGTATTGGAGAACACGGATATATAGCTTTTATGAAGGATACAGAAGGCAATAAAGTGGGTATTCATTCTATGAATTAA
- a CDS encoding O-methyltransferase, producing the protein MLFQIKSYLKFLWHSKNEHAVHSPFVFTLITKCFYDKKPKPEYSVLQEYRNSLLANTDTIEVTDFGAGSKVFKSNTREITKIAKTAGISPKRAEILFRITNYFQPETTLEIGTSLGLATSALAVGNPKAKITTLEGCPNTMAIAQNQFQKFGLTNVNSVVTEFNSYLDKNNSSLNTATANCKLNTDSFSLIYFDGNHSKKATLDYFEFLLPTITNETVWIFDDIHWSAEMEEAWEIIKKHPKITVTIDTFQWGIVFFRYEQPKEHFVIRV; encoded by the coding sequence ATGCTATTCCAAATAAAATCCTATTTAAAATTCCTTTGGCATTCCAAAAATGAACACGCGGTGCATTCCCCATTCGTTTTTACTTTGATTACTAAATGTTTTTATGACAAGAAACCGAAGCCGGAATATTCCGTTTTACAAGAGTATAGAAATTCTCTTTTAGCAAATACGGACACTATTGAGGTAACTGATTTTGGTGCTGGTTCGAAAGTATTTAAATCCAATACAAGAGAAATAACCAAGATTGCTAAAACTGCGGGAATTTCTCCTAAAAGGGCTGAGATATTATTTAGAATAACAAATTATTTTCAGCCGGAAACAACATTAGAGATTGGAACTTCGTTAGGCTTGGCAACTTCCGCCTTGGCTGTGGGAAATCCTAAAGCTAAAATTACCACATTAGAAGGATGTCCTAATACAATGGCAATTGCTCAAAATCAATTTCAAAAATTTGGGTTAACCAATGTAAATTCTGTTGTAACGGAGTTTAATTCTTATTTAGATAAAAATAATTCATCACTGAATACTGCCACTGCAAACTGCAAACTGAACACTGATTCCTTTTCCTTAATCTACTTCGACGGTAATCATTCGAAAAAAGCAACTTTAGACTATTTTGAATTTTTACTACCAACTATTACTAATGAGACCGTTTGGATATTCGATGATATTCATTGGTCCGCTGAAATGGAAGAAGCTTGGGAAATTATAAAAAAGCACCCAAAAATTACCGTAACAATCGATACCTTTCAATGGGGAATCGTGTTTTTTAGATATGAACAGCCCAAAGAACATTTTGTAATTCGGGTTTAA
- a CDS encoding DUF6565 domain-containing protein, protein MKSRNLVLGIAVLALGFTSCKDEQQKEAEKTIDTYVVYVDSLSNVDVGDASANWTSIEATYELRSSKADTALSDLNNEVKATERVEASKAKYEAFKEKTMAEMEASKPNSKQQMRNALFGEGKIGDDMNFDWVNKNNILSVYDQFVSTVKTNKDGYSREDWDEIKLMYEALDSRKNTVEKEGLSSSDNRKIAGLKLKFAPMYTLNRMGAKTAEMKEAKK, encoded by the coding sequence ATGAAAAGTAGAAATTTAGTATTAGGAATAGCGGTTTTAGCACTAGGGTTTACATCTTGTAAGGATGAACAACAAAAAGAGGCCGAAAAGACAATTGATACATACGTTGTTTATGTGGACTCTTTAAGCAATGTTGATGTTGGAGACGCTTCGGCTAACTGGACATCAATTGAGGCAACTTATGAATTGAGAAGTAGTAAAGCAGATACAGCATTATCAGATCTTAATAATGAAGTAAAAGCTACAGAAAGAGTGGAAGCGAGTAAAGCTAAATATGAAGCATTCAAAGAAAAAACGATGGCTGAAATGGAAGCTTCAAAACCAAATTCTAAACAACAAATGCGTAATGCGCTTTTTGGTGAAGGAAAAATTGGGGATGATATGAATTTTGATTGGGTAAACAAGAATAATATCCTTAGTGTTTATGATCAATTTGTTTCTACAGTTAAGACGAATAAAGATGGTTATTCTCGTGAAGATTGGGACGAAATCAAATTGATGTATGAAGCATTAGACAGTAGAAAAAATACAGTTGAAAAAGAAGGACTTTCTTCTTCAGATAATAGAAAAATTGCTGGATTGAAATTGAAATTTGCACCTATGTATACTTTAAATAGAATGGGAGCAAAAACAGCTGAAATGAAAGAAGCTAAAAAATAA